The Atribacteraceae bacterium genomic interval GATACCAATGCTTTCCCCCTTATGAATGACCAGGCTCACCTTCCGAAGCACCTCCACCTCGAAAGGTGAGCCTGGAAAATATCGGAAGGAGACATCTTTCATTTCAATGAGCACAATGTGTTCACCATTTCTTCAGGATCAATCGGTAACTCCCCGAATGTTCCCGGCCGGCGTTGGTTGATCAACCAGGCTGTCTCCGTAATCTGGGGGAGTTCCAAACCCCATCGATACATATCGTCACGTAGAGAAAAAATGGTCCGTGGACCTCCCTCGGCAACGATGGTTCCCTGATCCATGATCAGCACCCGGTCAGCGTGAACAGCTTCTTCGATATAGTGAGTAATATGAAAAACCGTGATCTCCCTCTTCAATTTTTTAAGTACGGTAAGCAACTCATTCCTGCCTTCCGGATCGAGCATGGAAGAGGCTTCGTCAAGAACCAGGTATTCGGGATGCATGGCCAGGACTCCGGCAATGGCCACTCGTTGTTTCTGGCCGCCGGAAAGTAAATGTGGCTCTTTCCTTCGGTAAGGGAGCATATCCACAATCGAAAGGGCTTCGTCTATTCTTCGCCGGATCTCGGAAGGTGGAAGACCCAGGTTTTCTGGTCCAAAGGCTACATCCTCCTCAACGCTGGTGGCGATAATCTGATTGTCGGGATTCTGGAAGATCAATCCGACCTTTTGTCGTATAGGCCACAGATTCGCCGGGTCCACGGTGGAAAGCCCCTCGACGGTAACCGTCCCCTTCTTCGGAAGCAGAAGCCCATTAGTATGCCGGGCCAGCGTCGACTTGCCGGATCCATTTCTTCCAAGTAAAACCACAAACTCACCTTTTTGTATGGTGAGTGTAACCTCGTGCAGTACTTCATAATCTCTGTCGACGAGTGCTTCTTCCTGGGAATACCAGAATGAAACCTGCTTGAATTCGATCACCGGCATTCCTCCTGGAAAAGAGATTTTCAGACAAAATATTTTTACAGGGCTTCAAAGGACCTGCCTTTTGCGAAGC includes:
- a CDS encoding energy-coupling factor transporter ATPase, whose amino-acid sequence is MIEFKQVSFWYSQEEALVDRDYEVLHEVTLTIQKGEFVVLLGRNGSGKSTLARHTNGLLLPKKGTVTVEGLSTVDPANLWPIRQKVGLIFQNPDNQIIATSVEEDVAFGPENLGLPPSEIRRRIDEALSIVDMLPYRRKEPHLLSGGQKQRVAIAGVLAMHPEYLVLDEASSMLDPEGRNELLTVLKKLKREITVFHITHYIEEAVHADRVLIMDQGTIVAEGGPRTIFSLRDDMYRWGLELPQITETAWLINQRRPGTFGELPIDPEEMVNTLCSLK